From a region of the Mucilaginibacter auburnensis genome:
- the plsY gene encoding glycerol-3-phosphate 1-O-acyltransferase PlsY, translating to MINIYSVSVLILAYLFGSIPTAVWIGQAFFNIDVREYGSGNAGATNTFRVLGKKAGIPVMLLDILKGWTATNLAYMIGISTTGPYGSISFTNFQLALGIAAVMGHLFPVFAGFRGGKGIATLFGMILAINLPSALLCVSVFIVVLLITRYVSLGSIMAGFTYPIGVTFIFPTYIKSVIIYGMCMCVLILVTHQKNIERLIRGKESRVNFFKKKQL from the coding sequence ATGATAAATATCTATTCAGTTTCCGTACTTATTTTGGCCTATTTATTTGGCTCGATCCCTACGGCTGTGTGGATAGGACAAGCTTTTTTTAACATAGATGTAAGGGAATACGGCAGTGGCAATGCAGGCGCTACCAATACTTTCAGGGTATTAGGAAAAAAAGCCGGTATTCCGGTGATGCTGCTGGATATTTTAAAAGGCTGGACAGCTACCAATCTGGCCTACATGATAGGCATTTCTACAACAGGGCCGTACGGCTCAATATCCTTCACAAATTTTCAGCTCGCTTTAGGTATTGCAGCAGTTATGGGGCACCTGTTCCCTGTGTTTGCCGGTTTTAGAGGAGGCAAAGGCATTGCTACACTTTTTGGCATGATACTCGCCATTAACCTGCCGTCTGCATTGCTTTGTGTATCAGTATTCATTGTTGTTTTACTCATTACCAGATATGTATCATTGGGATCTATAATGGCGGGCTTTACCTATCCCATAGGAGTAACATTCATCTTCCCCACTTACATCAAATCTGTAATTATTTACGGCATGTGCATGTGCGTTTTAATATTGGTAACCCACCAAAAAAATATTGAGCGCTTAATAAGAGGCAAAGAGTCAAGAGTTAACTTTTTCAAGAAAAAGCAACTTTAA
- the nadC gene encoding carboxylating nicotinate-nucleotide diphosphorylase gives MDTELLQQFIQNALAEDVGDGDHTSLATIPQGTKGKAKLLVKEEGVIAGVELALLIFKEVDPSLVVDVLIKDGEKVKVKDIVLWVEGDAQNILKAERLVLNCMQRMSGIATKTRHIVDLLSGTNTKVLDTRKTTPGMRYLEKWAVRIGGGVNHRFGLYDMILIKDNHVDYSGGIKNAIQNTHQYLADHNKKLAVEIEVRNLDELEQVIATGGVDRILLDNFNFENLKQAVNIIEGRYITEASGGITIDTVRDFANCGVDYVSLGELTHSVKSLDLSLKAAY, from the coding sequence TTGGATACTGAACTTTTACAACAGTTTATACAAAATGCCCTTGCCGAAGATGTTGGCGATGGCGACCACACCTCTTTAGCTACTATTCCGCAAGGAACAAAAGGCAAAGCCAAACTTTTAGTTAAAGAAGAAGGCGTTATAGCGGGCGTAGAGCTGGCATTACTGATATTTAAAGAGGTTGACCCATCATTGGTTGTTGACGTTCTGATCAAGGATGGAGAAAAGGTAAAAGTTAAGGATATTGTGTTATGGGTGGAAGGTGATGCCCAAAACATTTTAAAAGCAGAGCGCCTTGTGCTTAACTGCATGCAGCGCATGAGCGGCATTGCTACCAAAACGCGTCACATTGTTGACCTCCTTAGCGGAACCAATACCAAAGTTTTAGATACCCGTAAAACAACACCCGGCATGCGCTACCTTGAAAAATGGGCTGTGCGCATTGGAGGTGGCGTTAATCATCGTTTTGGTTTGTATGACATGATACTGATCAAAGACAACCATGTTGATTACTCCGGTGGTATCAAAAACGCTATACAGAACACGCATCAGTATCTGGCCGACCACAACAAAAAACTGGCTGTTGAAATTGAAGTGCGTAATCTTGACGAGTTGGAACAGGTTATTGCAACCGGCGGCGTTGACAGAATTTTGTTAGACAATTTCAATTTTGAAAATCTGAAACAAGCTGTAAACATTATAGAAGGGCGCTACATAACTGAAGCCTCGGGCGGAATTACTATCGATACAGTGCGGGATTTTGCCAATTGTGGTGTTGATTACGTTTCGTTAGGCGAACTTACTCATTCTGTTAAAAGTCTGGACCTTAGTTTAAAAGCCGCTTACTAA
- a CDS encoding RNA polymerase sigma factor, with translation MRNKELTLEKLIEGCIKKDFRSEELLYKTYFGYLSGVAYRYTKERNESVELINDSFVRIFKKLDSFAFNGPPEEKQKAFKGWIGRITANIAIDRIRAKRTLIYLEDMGNDVKADVAFETPDTLSYKDITTLISSLPQIQQLIFNMHEIEGFSHEEIAVKLNIPASTSRVYLTRAKAKLATLYNAVMSTYQ, from the coding sequence GTGCGAAATAAAGAGCTGACATTAGAAAAACTGATTGAGGGATGTATAAAAAAGGATTTCAGGAGTGAAGAACTTTTGTACAAAACTTATTTTGGTTATTTATCTGGTGTTGCCTACAGGTATACCAAAGAACGTAATGAGTCTGTTGAACTGATCAACGACTCATTCGTTCGTATTTTCAAAAAGCTGGACAGCTTCGCATTTAACGGTCCGCCCGAAGAGAAACAAAAAGCTTTTAAAGGATGGATAGGCCGTATTACCGCCAACATTGCAATTGACAGGATACGGGCCAAGCGAACGCTCATTTACCTGGAAGATATGGGCAACGATGTAAAGGCCGACGTTGCTTTTGAAACACCTGACACATTGAGCTACAAAGACATAACAACGCTAATTAGCAGCCTGCCCCAAATACAGCAGCTTATTTTTAACATGCACGAAATTGAAGGGTTTTCGCACGAGGAAATAGCCGTTAAACTAAATATTCCAGCCAGTACAAGCAGGGTATATTTAACCCGCGCCAAGGCAAAATTAGCAACACTTTACAACGCCGTAATGAGTACGTATCAATGA
- a CDS encoding DUF4397 domain-containing protein encodes MKHFRSLKNWALLGVVALFAVSCSKSTNNEPLPPIANLAIYQVSPDAPKLGFRLNNSVLNSDSVPYGTYGYYFNAIAGSRELTAYQQGTKKVTSTIDLKEGAIYSAWLTGRWATPEFVLIEDKLVNPSSGKALIRFVNMSIESPALDLVTNTGTAVVSGKTYKTASEFVEIAGGQNYNFVIRENGNTTDKVVLPSVSIQSGRIYTIAARGIYNSTGATALAGDVLINY; translated from the coding sequence ATGAAACACTTTAGATCATTAAAAAATTGGGCATTGTTAGGTGTTGTGGCTTTATTTGCAGTAAGCTGTTCTAAAAGCACAAACAACGAACCACTGCCGCCAATTGCCAATCTGGCTATTTACCAGGTGTCGCCGGATGCGCCTAAACTGGGTTTTAGATTAAACAACAGCGTTTTAAATAGCGATTCTGTACCATATGGCACTTACGGCTATTACTTTAACGCCATTGCCGGCAGCAGAGAACTTACCGCTTACCAACAAGGAACAAAAAAAGTAACCTCTACAATCGACCTTAAAGAAGGTGCTATTTATTCTGCATGGTTAACCGGCAGATGGGCAACGCCTGAGTTTGTGTTGATAGAAGATAAACTGGTGAATCCGTCATCAGGTAAAGCGCTTATCAGATTTGTTAATATGAGCATTGAGTCGCCTGCGCTTGACCTGGTAACCAACACAGGTACTGCTGTAGTGAGTGGCAAAACTTATAAAACAGCAAGCGAATTTGTTGAAATTGCGGGTGGGCAAAACTATAATTTTGTTATACGCGAAAATGGCAACACTACCGATAAAGTTGTACTTCCATCTGTAAGCATACAAAGCGGGCGTATTTATACCATTGCTGCAAGAGGCATTTATAACAGTACCGGCGCTACCGCTCTTGCAGGCGATGTGCTGATCAACTACTAA
- a CDS encoding DUF4783 domain-containing protein encodes MKLFYLTLFAFLFLRPSPTGAVDIVAQLLGKGNVTELSKLFAAEVEIGVPGTDEDTYNKTAAADIITKFFAQNKPTGSKVLHKIATGNLQYGVVILSTSKGQYRASFNVKEENGVTHLLKLLIEADKVK; translated from the coding sequence ATGAAATTATTTTACCTTACTTTATTCGCTTTTTTGTTTTTACGCCCCTCGCCAACAGGCGCTGTTGATATTGTTGCCCAGCTTTTAGGCAAAGGCAACGTTACCGAACTCAGCAAACTCTTTGCTGCCGAAGTAGAAATTGGCGTTCCCGGCACCGACGAAGACACCTATAATAAAACCGCCGCTGCCGATATAATTACTAAATTCTTTGCACAAAACAAGCCGACCGGCAGCAAGGTGCTTCATAAAATAGCTACGGGCAACTTACAGTATGGCGTAGTAATTTTAAGCACCTCAAAAGGGCAGTACCGCGCATCCTTCAATGTAAAAGAAGAAAATGGTGTTACCCACTTACTTAAATTGCTAATAGAGGCTGATAAGGTTAAATAG
- the gpmI gene encoding 2,3-bisphosphoglycerate-independent phosphoglycerate mutase: MENTKKLALIILDGWGYGRKDQSNAILAAKTPFFNHLIATYPNSKLEASGMAVGLPDGQMGNSEVGHMNLGAGRVVYQELGRINKAVNDNELVSNPVLQDAFNYAKQNGKAVHFIGLVSDGGVHSHIKHLMGLCDAAGQFDLEKVYIHAFLDGRDTDPKSGVGFITELEQHIAGTKVQLASAIGRYYAMDRDNRWERVKQAYDVMVHGIGHAVNSFTEAIQNQYQQDVTDEFMPPLVKTNGAGQPLAVIQDGDVVICFNFRTDRGREITLALTQKDFPEYNLQPLKLHYITMTTYDETFQGVSVVFTKDDLTKTLGEILQDAGKNQIRIAETEKYPHVTFFFSGGREKEFNNEKRLLIPSPKVATYDLQPEMSAEGIRDAIIPELESRWADFIVLNFANTDMVGHTGVFGAVVKAAETADACTQAVVETGIANGYSFIILADHGNADYMINDDGTPNTAHTTNLVPCIVIDKDVTHVKDGKLGDVAPTVLKLLGITIPAEMTGNVLV, encoded by the coding sequence GTGGAAAATACAAAAAAACTCGCATTAATTATATTAGATGGATGGGGATATGGTCGTAAAGATCAGTCTAATGCCATATTAGCGGCTAAAACGCCCTTTTTCAATCATTTGATAGCTACTTATCCTAACTCCAAACTCGAAGCATCGGGCATGGCGGTTGGTTTGCCCGACGGACAGATGGGTAACTCAGAAGTGGGACACATGAATTTGGGGGCCGGCCGTGTGGTTTACCAGGAACTGGGCCGCATTAATAAAGCTGTTAATGATAACGAACTGGTGTCAAACCCGGTTTTGCAGGATGCTTTCAATTATGCTAAGCAGAACGGCAAAGCGGTTCATTTTATCGGACTGGTGTCTGACGGTGGTGTGCACTCGCACATTAAACACCTGATGGGCCTTTGCGATGCAGCTGGTCAGTTTGATCTGGAAAAAGTTTACATCCACGCCTTTTTAGATGGCCGTGATACCGACCCAAAATCGGGCGTTGGTTTTATAACCGAATTGGAGCAGCATATTGCAGGCACCAAAGTGCAACTGGCATCTGCTATAGGTCGTTACTATGCAATGGACCGCGATAACCGTTGGGAGCGCGTTAAACAGGCTTATGATGTTATGGTGCATGGCATTGGCCATGCCGTTAACAGCTTTACCGAGGCTATTCAAAACCAGTATCAGCAGGATGTTACCGACGAGTTTATGCCGCCTTTGGTAAAAACCAACGGAGCAGGGCAGCCCCTTGCCGTTATTCAGGATGGCGATGTGGTGATCTGCTTTAACTTCCGTACAGATCGTGGCAGGGAAATAACCCTTGCGCTTACCCAAAAAGATTTTCCTGAGTATAACCTGCAACCGCTTAAGTTGCATTATATCACCATGACCACCTATGATGAAACTTTCCAGGGGGTTAGCGTGGTATTTACCAAAGACGATCTGACCAAAACTTTAGGCGAGATTTTGCAGGATGCCGGCAAGAACCAGATCCGTATTGCTGAAACCGAAAAATATCCGCACGTTACTTTCTTCTTTTCAGGCGGACGCGAGAAGGAATTTAATAACGAAAAACGTTTATTGATCCCATCACCTAAAGTAGCTACTTACGATTTACAGCCCGAAATGAGTGCTGAAGGTATCCGCGATGCTATCATCCCTGAACTGGAAAGCCGTTGGGCCGATTTTATAGTACTAAACTTTGCCAATACTGATATGGTGGGCCACACAGGTGTATTCGGCGCGGTAGTTAAAGCGGCCGAAACTGCCGACGCTTGCACACAGGCGGTGGTTGAAACAGGTATAGCTAATGGTTACTCTTTCATTATTCTGGCCGACCACGGCAACGCCGATTACATGATAAACGATGACGGTACGCCAAACACAGCGCACACCACTAACCTGGTGCCATGCATCGTTATTGACAAGGACGTTACCCACGTAAAAGACGGTAAACTGGGCGATGTTGCGCCAACCGTATTAAAACTGTTAGGCATTACCATCCCCGCCGAAATGACCGGCAATGTTTTGGTGTAA
- a CDS encoding carboxylesterase/lipase family protein: MKKLFIPFLFLALAGFFASWSGKDTNPVLTVEGGQIKGVATPTKGIIAYKGIPFAAPPVGNLRWREPQPVLPWKGVKTADKYGAAAMQVAWDPNSFYGKEWRASGSAPFKEDCLYLNVWTPAAGEKTKKLPVAVWIHGGGYREGFAFEPEMDGGEDWASRGVILVSVTYRLGVMGFFSHPLLSAESPNKVSGNYGLMDQAAAVKWVYKNIEQFGGDPKNITIFGQSAGAGSVQSLCASPVSKSMISKAISMSGGGLNTNGRPGLSLDTAQLQNKRMMDYFGKKTLTEMRSLSFDELLQMSQKYTEATKMRLTWSPIIDNYFLKKTFSEAAMAREIPDIPYMIGYTANDLSDMTKPISDFAALRASQSTKPTYAYLFQRQLPGDASGAFHSADLWYIFHSLRHSWRPNTAGDEDLSKKMVDFWTNFAKSGNPNGKLESTWKPYTAQNPQFLLLDADKDKAVLSMTATPQYKGNGLNRK; encoded by the coding sequence ATGAAGAAATTATTTATCCCGTTTCTGTTCCTAGCTCTTGCAGGTTTTTTTGCCTCCTGGAGTGGAAAAGACACCAATCCGGTACTTACCGTTGAGGGAGGACAAATTAAAGGAGTTGCAACCCCCACTAAAGGAATTATTGCCTACAAAGGAATTCCATTTGCAGCTCCGCCTGTAGGCAACCTGCGTTGGAGAGAACCTCAGCCTGTATTGCCCTGGAAAGGCGTAAAAACAGCTGACAAATACGGAGCAGCAGCTATGCAGGTTGCCTGGGATCCGAACAGTTTTTATGGTAAAGAATGGCGTGCCAGCGGCAGTGCTCCGTTTAAGGAAGATTGCCTTTATCTGAATGTATGGACACCGGCAGCTGGCGAAAAAACTAAAAAACTTCCGGTTGCTGTGTGGATTCACGGTGGCGGCTACCGCGAAGGATTTGCTTTCGAACCTGAAATGGACGGAGGTGAAGATTGGGCTTCTCGCGGCGTAATTCTGGTATCTGTTACTTACCGTCTTGGAGTGATGGGCTTTTTCTCTCACCCGCTTTTGTCGGCTGAAAGCCCGAACAAAGTATCAGGCAATTATGGCTTGATGGATCAGGCAGCAGCCGTGAAATGGGTGTATAAAAACATTGAACAATTTGGTGGTGATCCTAAAAATATCACCATTTTCGGACAGAGCGCCGGTGCCGGTAGCGTACAATCTTTATGTGCTTCTCCTGTGTCTAAAAGCATGATAAGTAAAGCCATTAGCATGAGCGGTGGCGGACTTAATACAAATGGCAGGCCAGGACTTTCTTTAGACACTGCGCAACTACAAAACAAAAGAATGATGGATTACTTCGGTAAAAAAACGCTAACCGAAATGAGATCCCTATCTTTTGACGAACTGCTCCAAATGTCTCAAAAATACACTGAAGCTACCAAAATGCGTTTGACCTGGAGCCCGATTATCGACAACTACTTCTTAAAGAAAACTTTTTCGGAAGCTGCAATGGCCAGAGAGATACCAGATATCCCATATATGATTGGTTATACAGCTAATGACCTAAGTGACATGACCAAGCCAATTAGCGATTTTGCTGCATTGCGTGCAAGCCAGAGCACAAAGCCAACATATGCTTATCTATTTCAGCGTCAGCTTCCGGGCGATGCAAGTGGCGCTTTCCACTCTGCCGACCTCTGGTACATTTTCCATTCGCTACGCCACAGCTGGCGCCCCAATACAGCCGGCGACGAAGATTTAAGTAAGAAAATGGTTGACTTCTGGACAAATTTTGCTAAGTCAGGCAACCCTAATGGTAAACTGGAAAGTACCTGGAAACCTTATACCGCTCAAAATCCGCAATTTTTGTTGTTGGATGCAGATAAGGACAAGGCAGTACTTAGCATGACCGCAACTCCACAGTATAAGGGCAACGGCCTAAATAGAAAATAA
- a CDS encoding family 43 glycosylhydrolase, whose product MKKNKIIGLTAILVASITQTLTAQVGRPNIHDPSTIVEDKGKYYTFGTGGGGIMSEDGWKWTGGAVRPGGGAAPDAMKIGNRFLIAYGATGGGGDHKGAIYTMWNNTMDPKSPDFKYSEPVVVATSDGYEENDAIDPGLFLDPTTNRLYLVYGTYFGYIRQVELDPKTGKRVAGNKPINVAIVCEAADMIYHDGWYYLLGTHGTCCAGPNSTYNIVIGRSKSVSGPFIDNVGRSMLEGGGKVVAATTNETLIAPGHFGRMVLENGVEKMSFHWEADLNQGGASVLGILPIVWKNGWPTAGENVKAGNYLIQSERRGYGLELAVDPVDMPRGGGMGFGGNRNAATGPVKPVPVQQVADVNKNWPEGDIKIRISDYMGRPHQKWSISPAPDSSGYIGGPYYKIVIAGTDRALAATANLDVVSVPKFTGAPEQLWRIDQLTDGTYRIMPKEVPNSKEKLALVSVGDGTPALAKFDFNSDNSKWNFKLQ is encoded by the coding sequence ATGAAAAAAAATAAAATAATAGGTCTTACTGCCATATTAGTAGCATCAATTACTCAAACGTTAACAGCACAAGTAGGCAGGCCCAACATACACGACCCATCAACCATAGTTGAAGATAAGGGCAAATACTACACCTTTGGCACAGGCGGCGGTGGCATCATGTCTGAAGATGGTTGGAAATGGACCGGCGGCGCGGTGCGCCCGGGTGGCGGTGCTGCGCCCGATGCCATGAAAATTGGCAACCGCTTTCTTATAGCTTACGGAGCAACCGGTGGTGGTGGCGACCATAAAGGTGCTATCTACACTATGTGGAACAATACCATGGACCCAAAATCGCCAGACTTTAAATACTCTGAACCGGTAGTGGTAGCTACTTCTGACGGTTACGAGGAAAATGACGCTATTGACCCGGGTTTATTTCTTGACCCAACTACCAACAGGTTATACCTGGTTTATGGCACCTATTTTGGCTACATCCGCCAGGTGGAGCTTGACCCTAAAACAGGCAAGCGCGTTGCAGGCAACAAGCCCATTAACGTAGCCATTGTTTGCGAAGCTGCCGATATGATCTACCACGATGGATGGTACTACCTTTTAGGCACACACGGTACCTGCTGTGCAGGCCCTAACTCAACTTACAACATTGTTATTGGTCGCTCAAAAAGCGTTAGCGGTCCGTTTATTGACAATGTGGGCAGAAGCATGCTGGAAGGCGGTGGTAAAGTAGTTGCTGCAACCACTAACGAGACTCTAATTGCTCCGGGTCACTTCGGTCGTATGGTTTTGGAGAATGGGGTTGAAAAAATGTCGTTTCACTGGGAGGCTGACCTTAACCAGGGTGGTGCAAGCGTTTTAGGCATTTTACCAATAGTTTGGAAAAACGGCTGGCCTACAGCAGGCGAGAATGTTAAAGCAGGTAACTACCTTATACAATCTGAACGCAGAGGTTACGGCCTGGAACTGGCTGTTGACCCTGTTGATATGCCACGCGGTGGCGGTATGGGCTTTGGCGGTAACCGTAATGCTGCTACAGGCCCGGTAAAACCGGTTCCGGTGCAGCAGGTTGCTGACGTGAACAAAAACTGGCCCGAAGGCGATATCAAAATCAGGATAAGCGATTATATGGGTCGCCCGCATCAAAAATGGAGCATTAGCCCCGCACCTGATTCAAGCGGTTACATTGGCGGACCCTACTATAAAATTGTAATTGCCGGAACAGACAGAGCATTGGCCGCAACCGCTAACCTTGATGTAGTAAGCGTACCCAAGTTTACCGGCGCGCCTGAGCAGTTATGGCGCATTGACCAGTTAACCGATGGCACCTATCGTATCATGCCTAAAGAAGTGCCTAACAGCAAAGAAAAACTTGCACTGGTATCGGTTGGTGACGGTACACCGGCTTTGGCTAAATTTGATTTCAACAGTGATAATTCTAAGTGGAACTTTAAGCTGCAATAG
- a CDS encoding acetylxylan esterase produces MNKKHKHFLPAIAFVVLLGLQLSAVNAFAQGPGQGGPGAGGPGAGGPGGPGGPGGAPRRSNLPPIPLAEDTTHSITKHFTPSTPVKKAPDAKGFIQRWLVLDPVKKNLRGNSSITESYLKTTFSTENFSQDFNAVPKNNSTVTIAGQELQWHALDSKAFNFNLYHFSYATNKPKAGVLFWLVTVINCTEDIKNVRLAAGVNSGGAFWLNGEQVLTIPGDKDIIVDNVVSPLLTLKKGKNIVRAAILNGQGMCNFVARFIDEKGQPVKNYTLSYE; encoded by the coding sequence ATGAACAAAAAACACAAACACTTTTTGCCGGCTATAGCTTTTGTAGTTTTACTGGGATTGCAATTGAGTGCCGTGAATGCATTTGCCCAAGGCCCGGGTCAGGGTGGCCCTGGCGCTGGCGGTCCTGGTGCCGGAGGCCCCGGTGGACCAGGCGGACCGGGTGGCGCGCCACGCAGGTCAAACCTTCCTCCCATCCCTTTAGCGGAAGATACAACCCACAGCATTACCAAACACTTTACTCCATCTACTCCGGTTAAAAAAGCCCCTGACGCAAAAGGTTTTATTCAGCGCTGGCTGGTTTTAGATCCGGTAAAAAAGAATCTTCGTGGCAATAGTAGCATTACTGAAAGCTATCTTAAAACCACTTTTTCAACCGAGAACTTTTCGCAGGATTTTAACGCTGTTCCCAAAAACAATTCAACCGTAACTATAGCCGGGCAGGAATTACAGTGGCACGCGCTCGACAGCAAAGCTTTTAACTTCAATTTATATCACTTTAGCTATGCTACAAATAAACCTAAAGCCGGTGTGCTGTTTTGGTTAGTAACTGTAATTAACTGTACCGAGGATATTAAAAATGTTCGTTTGGCTGCAGGGGTTAACTCGGGTGGCGCGTTTTGGTTAAATGGTGAGCAGGTGTTGACCATTCCGGGCGATAAAGACATTATTGTTGACAACGTTGTATCTCCGCTTTTAACATTGAAAAAAGGCAAAAACATCGTTCGTGCTGCAATTTTGAACGGACAAGGCATGTGTAATTTTGTAGCGCGCTTTATTGATGAAAAAGGGCAGCCGGTTAAAAATTACACCCTTAGTTACGAATAA